A part of Capsicum annuum cultivar UCD-10X-F1 chromosome 6, UCD10Xv1.1, whole genome shotgun sequence genomic DNA contains:
- the LOC107852147 gene encoding protein CANDIDATE G-PROTEIN COUPLED RECEPTOR 7, with the protein MAARFALLAVTITLLITITVAEIRSTQIRSDSRSTIPFDDFGYTHTGRLNLTVTEISLSNQKTPLPQLGFFLCTLDAWVHVLEQLQEGEIQCPLESNLIKKVFTFDLLQPSAREFTTSFSVSDANQLTLAFANCMPNLEVSMIVHSVMYNFNSKTGQLDFLSAGKTALPVIYLLFFIVYVLLGAVWIYTLYRKRLTVYKVHFFMLAVLILKALDLLCEAEDKSYIKRTGTAHGWDVLFYIFSFLKGITLFTLIVLIGTGWSFVKPYLQDKEKKVLMVVIPLQVVANVAQVVIDETGPFGESSYTWKQVFLLVDIVCCCAVLFPIVWSIKNLREAAKTDGKAAVNLMKLTLFRQYYIIVICYIYFTRVVAYALETITSYRYQWTSVVAAEVATLAFYIFTGYNFRPKVHNPYFAIDDEEEEAASEALKLEDEFEL; encoded by the coding sequence ATGGCGGCCCGCTTTGCCCTCTTGGCTGTTACCATCACTCTGCTGATCACCATCACCGTTGCGGAGATCCGATCCACCCAAATACGATCTGATTCACGTTCTACAATCCCTTTTGATGATTTCGGGTACACCCATACCGGTCGTTTAAACCTCACGGTCACAGAAATCTCTTTGTCCAACCAGAAAACTCCGCTCCCTCAATTAGGGTTCTTCCTTTGTACTCTCGACGCGTGGGTACACGTGCTCGAACAGCTCCAAGAAGGCGAAATTCAGTGCCCGCTTGAATCTAATCTCATAAAAAAAGTCTTCACTTTCGACCTATTGCAACCATCGGCGCGTGAATTCACTACCTCGTTTAGTGTCTCTGATGCCAATCAACTCACTCTTGCTTTCGCCAATTGTATGCCGAATTTGGAAGTTAGTATGATTGTCCACTCTGTTATGTACAATTTTAATTCCAAGACAGGGCAGCTTGATTTTCTATCAGCTGGGAAAACTGCTCTTCCGGttatatatttgttgttttttatagtgTATGTGTTGTTAGGGGCTGTTTGGATTTATACTCTTTACAGGAAGAGGTTAACTGTTTATAAAGTTCATTTCTTTATGCTTGCCGTATTGATATTGAAGGCATTGGATTTGCTATGTGAAGCTGAAGATAAATCGTATATTAAACGAACAGGAACTGCTCATGGGTGGGATGTTTTGTTCTATATATTTAGTTTCTTGAAGGGGATTACTTTGTTTACTTTGATAGTTTTGATTGGAACTGGTTGGTCATTTGTGAAGCCATATTTgcaagataaagaaaaaaaggttttgatGGTTGTCATTCCATTGCAAGTTGTGGCAAATGTTGCTCAAGTTGTGATTGATGAAACTGGCCCGTTTGGTGAGAGTTCGTATACGTGGAAGCAGGTTTTCCTGCTTGTAGATATTGTGTGTTGTTGTGCTGTATTATTTCCTATTGTGTGGTCGATTAAGAACTTGCGCGAGGCAGCCAAGACTGATGGAAAAGCTGCTGTAAATTTGATGAAGCTGACATTGTTCAGGCAGTATTATATTATTGTGATATGTTACATATACTTCACAAgggtggttgcttatgctttgGAGACTATTACTTCCTATCGGTATCAGTGGACGAGCGTGGTGGCTGCTGAAGTGGCTACACTTGCCTTCTATATCTTTACTGGGTATAACTTTAGGCCTAAGGTGCATAACCCCTATTTTGCAATTGATGATGAAGAGGAAGAAGCTGCTTCAGAAGCACTCAAGCTCGAAGACGAATTTGAATTGTGA